Proteins encoded by one window of Cannabis sativa cultivar Pink pepper isolate KNU-18-1 chromosome 4, ASM2916894v1, whole genome shotgun sequence:
- the LOC115714182 gene encoding 4-hydroxy-tetrahydrodipicolinate reductase 2, chloroplastic, protein MSFIVKVPTSTVGIYSETNQWMKVRNHSRISSLAMRPRASMAAPKIQPLSKSVSNIQIMVNGCTGKMGQAVINAADSAGLNIVPVSFGSEEESGTIVQVCGKDITVQGPSKRESTLASLYTEYPNLIVVDYTVPAAVNDNAELYSSVGVPFVMGTTGGDRDRLYKTVDESKIYAVISPQMGKQVVAFLAAMEIMAEQFPGAFSGYSLQVMESHQSSKVDTSGTAKAVISCFQKLGVSFDMDQVQLIRDPKLQREMVGVPEEHLSGHAFHMYHLTSPDETVSFEFQHNVCGRSIYAEGTVDAVLFLAKKIQSKAEKRIYDMIDVLREGNMR, encoded by the exons ATGTCTTTTATTGTGAAAGTCCCAACAAGCACTGTTGGAATATATAGTGAAACCAACCAATGGATGAAAGTGCGGAATCATAGTCGAATTTCGTCATTAGCTATGAGACCACGTGCTTCAATGGCTGCACCGAAAATTCAGCCACTGAGTAAATCTGTCTCTAACATTCAAATCATG GTAAATGGTTGTACTGGAAAAATGGGTCAGGCTGTTATTAATGCAGCAGATTCTGCTGGTCTTAACATTGTTCCTGTATCATTTGGCTCTGAAGAAGAGTCTGGGACGATTGTGCAAGTTTGTGGGAAGGATATCACGGTGCAAGGCCCTTCTAAAAGAGAAAGCACTCTGGCCTCTCTTTATACTGAGTATCCAAATTTGATTGTTGTGGATTACACTGTGCCTGCAGCAGTCAATG ATAATGCAGAGCTATATTCCAGTGTCGGGGTGCCATTTGTGATGGGAACCACTGGTGGAGACAGGGATCGTTTATATAAGACTGTTGATGAGTCCAAAATTTATGCAGTTATATCTCCACAAATGGGAAAACAG GTTGTTGCATTTCTTGCAGCCATGGAAATTATGGCTGAGCAATTTCCTGGTGCTTTCTCTGGTTACTCTCTACAG GTGATGGAATCCCATCAATCCAGCAAGGTTGACACTTCAGGAACTGCCAAAGCTGTCATTTCATGCTTCCAAAAATTGGGGGTTTCTTTTGACATGGATCAG GTACAACTCATTAGAGATCCAAAGCTACAGAGAGAGATGGTTGGAGTCCCGGAGGAGCATTTGTCTGGCCATGCATTTCATATGTACCATCTGACTTCACCCGATGAAAC AGTTTCTTTTGAGTTTCAACACAACGTTTGTGGACGATCAATATATGCTGAGGGAACTGTCGATGCTGTGCTCTTTCTCGCCAAGAAG ATTCAATCAAAGGCAGAGAAGCGGATTTACGACATGATTGATGTCTTACGAGAGGGCAACATGCGTTGA